One segment of Chlamydiota bacterium DNA contains the following:
- the gyrB gene encoding DNA gyrase subunit B yields MEKTAFLERENMKEKKEKKYSASSITVLEGLQAVRERPGMYIGDTATQGLHQLVYEVIDNCIDEALAGFCTKISVIIAEDGSVAVEDNGRGIPVGKHEQESKKQQREVSALEVVMTILHAGGKFDKETYKISGGLHGVGVSCVNALSSKMNVQVYKDGETYEMEFSQGKVVKPLIVVGATEKHGTRVSFSPDASIFDSVKFNYDILAKRLRELAFLNAGISIEFKDERDEEKETAIYQYKGGLISFVNYLNEGKKPLFEKPCYISGSKEGHDGTVEFEVAMQWNESYSETFYTYANNIATRHGGTHLTGFSTALTRVLNQYIKSRNLLKNDKVNISGDDMREGLCAVLSVKVPNPQFEGQTKQKLGNSEVGSIVQQIVGEELGIFLDENPQLAKIISDKAILAAKAREAAKKARELTLRKSALDTARLPGKLVDCQERNPEVCEIYIVEGESAGGSAKSGRDRRYQAILPIRGKILNVEKSRLEKVLQNQEVGTMISALGCGIGQENFNLEKLRYHKVIIMTDADVDGSHIRTLLLTFFYRHMSQLIENGYIYIAQPPLFKVSRKKKSRYIHSEREMDQYLLELGMSDVEVYHEKVNQLLDIKQLKELLSTILEVESFISHIEKKGIPFKEYLQSRKEELFPQYLVNIEDENRFVYTQEEFKALQEEYEANQRKQHEEMLVNLPEEEKNDQTFRPKSLSYVELYKQHSFDLIQTKLQAFGLSIESYIKLGDKIFEIREEEKTFPVYTLKEMIDFFRVHGRKGIEIQRYKGLGEMNADQLWDTTMDPDKRTLIKITLPDAIAADHMFTILMGEEVAPRRAFIEHHALSVKNLDI; encoded by the coding sequence ATGGAAAAAACAGCTTTTCTTGAGAGAGAAAATATGAAAGAAAAGAAAGAAAAAAAGTATTCAGCAAGTTCCATCACAGTCTTAGAGGGCTTGCAAGCCGTGCGCGAAAGGCCGGGAATGTACATTGGTGATACAGCCACGCAAGGCTTGCACCAACTTGTCTACGAGGTGATCGATAACTGTATCGATGAAGCTTTGGCTGGTTTTTGTACAAAAATCAGTGTCATCATTGCGGAAGATGGGTCTGTTGCGGTTGAAGATAATGGACGCGGAATTCCTGTGGGAAAACATGAACAAGAGTCCAAAAAACAACAACGCGAAGTGTCTGCTTTAGAAGTTGTCATGACCATACTGCATGCAGGGGGTAAATTTGATAAAGAAACCTACAAAATTTCTGGTGGACTGCATGGTGTGGGTGTTTCTTGTGTGAATGCGCTTTCTTCTAAAATGAATGTGCAAGTCTACAAAGATGGCGAGACCTATGAAATGGAATTTTCTCAAGGAAAAGTAGTGAAGCCTTTGATCGTTGTAGGTGCAACCGAAAAACATGGCACGAGGGTCTCTTTTTCCCCAGATGCATCTATTTTTGATTCTGTCAAATTCAACTATGATATTTTAGCAAAACGCTTAAGAGAATTGGCCTTTTTGAATGCAGGCATCAGTATTGAGTTTAAAGATGAAAGGGATGAAGAAAAAGAAACAGCTATCTATCAATACAAAGGAGGGCTTATCTCCTTTGTCAATTACTTAAATGAAGGAAAAAAACCTCTTTTTGAAAAACCTTGTTATATTTCTGGAAGCAAAGAAGGGCATGATGGCACGGTTGAATTTGAAGTGGCTATGCAATGGAACGAAAGCTATTCTGAAACTTTTTATACCTATGCCAATAATATTGCCACAAGACATGGGGGAACACATCTGACAGGATTTTCCACAGCGCTTACACGTGTGCTCAACCAGTACATCAAATCACGTAATTTGTTGAAAAATGACAAGGTGAATATTTCTGGAGATGATATGCGAGAGGGGTTGTGTGCGGTGCTTTCTGTTAAAGTGCCCAATCCGCAATTTGAAGGACAAACCAAACAAAAATTGGGAAACAGTGAAGTCGGATCCATTGTCCAGCAAATCGTCGGTGAAGAACTTGGTATCTTTTTGGATGAAAATCCACAATTGGCCAAAATTATTTCTGATAAAGCGATTTTAGCTGCAAAAGCAAGAGAAGCGGCAAAAAAAGCAAGAGAGCTGACTCTAAGAAAGTCGGCTCTAGACACAGCACGTCTGCCTGGAAAATTGGTGGATTGTCAAGAACGCAATCCTGAAGTGTGTGAAATTTATATCGTGGAAGGAGAGTCTGCGGGAGGATCTGCAAAATCTGGACGTGACAGACGTTACCAAGCGATCTTGCCCATCCGTGGAAAGATTTTGAACGTGGAAAAATCTCGTCTTGAAAAAGTATTACAAAACCAAGAAGTGGGCACAATGATTTCTGCTTTAGGTTGTGGAATTGGTCAGGAGAACTTCAATTTGGAAAAATTGCGTTATCATAAAGTCATCATCATGACAGACGCCGACGTCGATGGATCACATATCCGGACGCTTCTTTTGACATTTTTCTATCGCCATATGTCACAACTGATTGAAAATGGATACATTTATATTGCCCAACCTCCTCTTTTCAAAGTGTCACGCAAGAAAAAATCGCGCTATATCCACTCAGAAAGAGAAATGGACCAATATCTTTTAGAATTGGGGATGAGTGATGTTGAAGTGTATCATGAAAAAGTCAATCAATTGCTCGATATTAAACAACTAAAAGAGTTGTTGAGTACGATTTTAGAAGTGGAGAGTTTTATCTCGCACATTGAGAAAAAAGGCATTCCATTTAAAGAATATTTGCAATCGCGCAAAGAGGAGTTGTTTCCCCAATATCTTGTGAACATTGAGGATGAAAATCGCTTTGTCTACACCCAAGAAGAGTTTAAAGCACTTCAAGAGGAATACGAAGCCAATCAGAGAAAACAACATGAAGAAATGCTTGTCAATTTACCTGAAGAAGAGAAAAATGATCAAACCTTTAGACCCAAATCTTTGAGTTATGTGGAATTGTATAAACAACACTCTTTTGATTTGATCCAAACAAAACTCCAAGCATTTGGACTTTCTATTGAATCTTACATCAAATTGGGAGATAAGATTTTTGAAATTAGAGAAGAGGAGAAAACCTTTCCTGTCTATACGCTCAAAGAAATGATAGATTTCTTTAGGGTGCATGGACGAAAAGGAATTGAAATCCAGCGCTATAAAGGGCTTGGTGAAATGAATGCAGATCAGCTTTGGGATACCACCATGGATCCAGACAAACGTACACTTATCAAAATAACACTTCCTGATGCGATTGCAGCAGACCACATGTTTACCATTTTGATGGGTGAAGAGGTGGCGCCTCGTCGAGCATTTATTGAGCACCATGCGCTTTCAGTGAAAAACTTAGATATATAA
- the gyrA gene encoding DNA gyrase subunit A gives MSYTENETIVPRNVEEEMKESYLRYSMSVIISRALPDVRDGLKPSQRRILYAMRQLNLTPGAKHRKCAKICGDTSGDFHPHGEGVIYPTLARLAQDWVMRYKLINGQGNFGSVDGDPPAAMRYTEAKLTSASIQLMEDLEKDTVPMIPNYDETKFEPTVFPSKFPNLLCNGSSGIAVGMATNIPPHNLGELIEASKLLIEHPDATIDEVMEKMPAPDFPTGGIICGFRGIKEAYTTGRGKLIVRALTRVEPIKGQSDRQRIVIDELPYNVNKSRLIEHIAHLINNKQITGISDIRDESDKDGLCVSIDLKRGEIPDVILNQLYKFSDLQVTFGCNMLALDKGLPRLMNVKHMISAWIEHRIDVVRKRTRFELNRAEARAHILEGYLIALANLDEVVKLIRASDNRDIARTGLMERFEMTERQANAVLELRLYQLTSLEGKKVEEDHKALLEKIVYYKSILDSEELVRGIITKELNDIQSAHKSPRRTQVVAQDVEFEIEDLIPDEPVLLTISEDDYIKRMPINTFREQKRGGLGVKGADLKNDHDAVKEFYVALTHDYLLLFTNFGKCYWLKVWQIPEGSRRSKGKPIINMLERLQEGEKVATILPARKFDDTKEIFMCTLKGVVKKTNLNAFSNPRKNGVIALTIDKGDELIKAKTVEGEQQVMIFTHNGMAVRFDHTQVRSMGRSARGVRGVMLKNGDDHVVGCEIVNTSDSILVVCEKGYGKRSKVDHFRQTKRGGVGVRSIITSERNGKVVGALVVDNEDSVVLITNSGQTIRINMQEVRVMGRSTQGVRLSNLKNGGKLVALQKIAKQKEEINEEEKK, from the coding sequence ATGTCATACACAGAAAATGAGACCATTGTTCCACGTAATGTAGAAGAGGAAATGAAGGAATCCTACCTTCGGTATTCAATGTCGGTGATTATTTCTCGTGCACTTCCCGATGTGCGCGATGGGCTTAAACCCTCTCAGCGCCGCATTTTGTATGCGATGCGTCAGTTGAATCTAACACCTGGAGCCAAACACAGAAAATGTGCCAAGATTTGTGGTGATACATCTGGTGATTTCCATCCTCATGGTGAAGGTGTGATCTATCCAACCCTTGCAAGACTTGCACAAGACTGGGTGATGCGTTACAAACTTATCAATGGACAGGGAAACTTTGGATCTGTAGATGGTGATCCTCCAGCTGCGATGCGTTATACAGAAGCAAAACTTACCTCTGCATCGATCCAATTGATGGAAGATTTGGAAAAAGACACTGTCCCAATGATTCCCAACTATGACGAAACAAAATTTGAACCTACAGTCTTTCCTTCTAAATTCCCCAATCTTTTGTGTAACGGTTCTAGTGGAATTGCTGTAGGAATGGCAACAAATATCCCTCCACACAACCTTGGAGAACTTATTGAAGCCTCCAAGCTTTTGATTGAACATCCCGATGCCACCATTGATGAAGTGATGGAAAAAATGCCAGCTCCTGATTTCCCAACAGGAGGGATCATTTGTGGATTTCGAGGGATTAAAGAAGCGTATACAACAGGACGCGGAAAGCTGATTGTGCGCGCCCTCACACGTGTTGAACCAATCAAGGGACAATCTGATCGTCAACGCATTGTGATTGATGAGCTTCCATACAATGTGAATAAATCGCGTTTGATTGAGCACATTGCACATCTGATTAACAATAAGCAAATCACAGGAATTTCTGACATTCGTGATGAATCAGATAAAGATGGTCTTTGTGTTTCCATTGATTTAAAAAGAGGTGAAATTCCTGACGTCATTTTAAATCAACTCTATAAATTTTCTGATTTACAAGTGACTTTTGGTTGCAACATGTTGGCTCTTGATAAAGGATTGCCAAGACTCATGAACGTCAAACACATGATTAGCGCATGGATTGAACATAGAATTGATGTGGTAAGAAAACGCACACGTTTTGAATTGAATCGTGCAGAAGCAAGAGCGCATATTTTAGAAGGTTATTTGATTGCCCTTGCCAATCTTGATGAAGTGGTTAAACTTATTCGTGCAAGCGATAATCGTGATATTGCAAGAACAGGTTTGATGGAACGTTTCGAGATGACAGAGCGTCAAGCCAATGCTGTGTTAGAATTACGTTTGTATCAATTGACATCTCTAGAAGGAAAAAAAGTTGAAGAAGATCACAAAGCTCTTTTAGAAAAAATTGTTTATTATAAAAGTATTTTGGATTCTGAAGAATTGGTGCGTGGGATTATTACAAAAGAATTGAATGACATTCAATCTGCACACAAATCTCCAAGACGCACACAAGTTGTTGCGCAAGACGTAGAATTTGAAATTGAAGACTTGATTCCAGACGAACCCGTGTTACTTACAATTTCAGAAGATGATTACATCAAACGTATGCCAATCAATACCTTCCGTGAACAAAAGCGAGGTGGTTTGGGTGTGAAGGGAGCAGATCTCAAAAATGATCATGATGCTGTCAAAGAATTTTATGTAGCGTTAACTCATGATTATCTCTTACTCTTCACCAATTTTGGCAAATGTTACTGGCTTAAAGTGTGGCAAATTCCAGAAGGGTCTAGACGTTCCAAAGGAAAACCAATTATCAACATGCTTGAAAGGCTGCAGGAAGGGGAAAAGGTTGCTACAATACTTCCTGCACGCAAATTTGATGACACCAAAGAAATCTTTATGTGTACATTGAAAGGTGTTGTCAAAAAGACAAATTTAAACGCCTTTTCTAATCCGCGTAAAAATGGTGTCATTGCCTTGACAATTGATAAAGGAGATGAGTTGATTAAAGCCAAGACCGTAGAAGGTGAACAACAGGTGATGATTTTCACACACAATGGGATGGCTGTACGCTTTGACCATACACAAGTACGCTCCATGGGCAGAAGTGCACGCGGTGTGCGTGGTGTGATGCTCAAAAACGGTGATGATCACGTTGTGGGCTGTGAAATTGTCAATACTTCAGATTCTATTCTTGTTGTCTGTGAAAAAGGCTATGGCAAACGCTCCAAAGTGGATCACTTTAGACAAACAAAACGTGGTGGTGTGGGAGTGCGTTCCATTATCACATCCGAGCGTAATGGAAAAGTGGTAGGAGCTTTAGTTGTCGATAATGAGGATAGCGTCGTGTTAATCACAAATTCTGGACAAACCATTCGCATCAATATGCAAGAAGTGAGAGTGATGGGACGTTCTACTCAGGGTGTGCGTCTTTCAAACCTCAAAAATGGCGGAAAACTTGTTGCTTTGCAAAAAATTGCAAAGCAAAAAGAAGAAATCAACGAAGAAGAGAAGAAATAG